Proteins from one Pontibacter korlensis genomic window:
- a CDS encoding S8/S53 family peptidase yields MKQLLTLVVALVLFTGSALAQATVDKELKQLLQTATSPIEVVVTFHGDSSPTPANLSLLNSLGITSGVSFQTLPIAGVLATASQIDALAKNEQVRSLYLNKKLIYYNYHDTHLTGVQRLRTDMEMTTKNGGLPVSGKGVTVVINDSGIDGTHEDLKLGKNLKQNVLGTTNLNSFTTLAPPTWLENVPNTDTNSGHGTHCAGTVGGLGTMSNGKYAGVATGADLIGYGSGGALFILDAIGGYDYALINQARYGIRVISNSWGSSGPFDPNNPVNVASLKAYQHNIISVFAAGNSGPGADTHNPYAVAPWVISVGAGDRYGRLADFSSRGLKGDKGTFTAGGRTWTYENRPTVVGPGVDVVSTRVLAPVSSLSVDMDAAELDPAHVPFYTHMSGTSMATPHVAGIVALMLDANPSLTADQVKSILELTATNIPGHESWEIGAGYVNAYAAVDHIFRSTSFGSTLNINRKFNSNINSREERIPFSINFDPILTSGNSETFEVTEGTTGIEAKILAGGVSGETGNPVNLSLISPDGQEYRSGIYVAFTLYHDRTVAVANPVPGTWTVKISGLNGIAIPEKIDGYVTTKQMLGATGLNDIAGHPAEASIKLAVSARLADGLSGGGFKPDEPLKRIQLADYLMMGQAVRQYMPTNGTSSFSDLKSDQLLLAESVSAKGAALRDRFHTNNGVILADGAGKFSPNGKVNRASLAYSLVQSLGLQQEALNRNGKAVTVNVDGKDYPIEDAKDIPAGLEGYVSVALELNLINAYYSVTQGPYDLLPTLHATFKPLQDVTRADFAVVITRTFTGWQTLAQPLVTSSTSELKAEPALWEKSFSYPNPFHGVTTINYGVEKDAYVTVEVFDVLGNKVQTLVAENMPAGNHSLKFDGSNLPSGTYIYRVNANGKVSSNRMMLVH; encoded by the coding sequence ATGAAACAACTTTTAACATTGGTTGTAGCACTCGTTCTCTTTACGGGTTCTGCTTTGGCACAGGCAACTGTTGACAAAGAGCTTAAGCAACTCTTACAAACAGCTACCAGCCCGATTGAAGTAGTAGTAACTTTCCACGGCGACAGCTCTCCTACTCCTGCCAATTTATCTTTACTAAACAGCTTAGGTATTACATCTGGTGTATCCTTTCAGACTCTCCCTATAGCTGGCGTACTTGCTACTGCATCACAAATAGATGCTCTTGCCAAAAATGAGCAGGTAAGGTCACTTTACCTAAACAAAAAGCTTATCTATTACAACTACCATGACACCCATCTAACAGGTGTACAAAGATTAAGAACAGACATGGAAATGACCACTAAAAATGGTGGCCTTCCTGTATCTGGCAAAGGCGTAACCGTGGTTATCAACGATAGTGGTATTGACGGCACACACGAGGATCTTAAACTAGGAAAGAACTTAAAGCAAAATGTTTTAGGCACCACTAACTTAAACAGCTTTACAACCCTAGCTCCCCCTACCTGGCTAGAAAATGTACCGAACACAGATACTAACTCAGGGCATGGCACCCACTGTGCTGGTACAGTAGGAGGATTGGGAACCATGTCTAACGGCAAATATGCTGGTGTAGCAACAGGTGCTGACCTGATCGGCTACGGCTCTGGTGGTGCCTTATTTATTCTGGACGCGATTGGTGGGTATGACTATGCCCTTATCAATCAAGCACGATATGGCATCAGAGTTATTAGTAACTCATGGGGCTCATCAGGACCATTTGATCCGAATAACCCGGTAAACGTGGCTTCTCTGAAAGCATATCAGCACAACATAATTTCTGTATTTGCAGCTGGTAACTCCGGACCTGGTGCCGATACGCATAACCCTTATGCTGTAGCACCATGGGTAATCTCTGTAGGTGCAGGCGACAGATATGGCAGACTGGCTGATTTCTCATCAAGAGGGCTTAAAGGCGACAAGGGCACCTTCACTGCAGGTGGCAGAACCTGGACCTATGAGAACCGTCCGACGGTAGTTGGGCCTGGAGTTGATGTTGTATCAACAAGAGTTTTAGCCCCTGTCTCTTCACTTTCTGTAGATATGGATGCTGCAGAGCTTGACCCAGCTCATGTACCTTTCTACACCCACATGAGCGGCACCTCTATGGCTACTCCACATGTGGCAGGTATAGTAGCACTTATGTTAGACGCAAACCCTTCCCTTACTGCTGATCAGGTAAAGAGCATTCTAGAGCTTACAGCCACTAACATCCCAGGTCATGAGTCATGGGAAATAGGTGCAGGCTATGTAAATGCATATGCCGCTGTCGACCATATATTCAGAAGCACTTCCTTTGGTTCGACTCTTAACATCAACAGAAAATTCAACAGCAACATAAATTCCAGAGAAGAAAGAATTCCTTTCTCTATCAACTTTGATCCTATCTTAACATCCGGAAATTCAGAAACCTTTGAGGTTACAGAGGGCACAACCGGCATAGAAGCCAAGATATTGGCAGGAGGCGTTTCCGGTGAAACTGGAAATCCTGTAAACTTAAGCCTCATCTCGCCTGACGGCCAAGAGTACAGATCAGGTATCTATGTTGCTTTCACCTTGTACCATGACCGTACCGTGGCAGTTGCAAATCCAGTTCCAGGTACTTGGACAGTTAAAATCTCAGGCTTGAACGGTATTGCTATTCCTGAAAAGATTGACGGATATGTAACAACCAAGCAGATGCTCGGTGCCACTGGCCTAAACGACATTGCAGGTCACCCAGCCGAAGCATCTATAAAGCTAGCAGTAAGCGCACGCTTAGCGGATGGTTTAAGCGGTGGTGGATTCAAGCCTGATGAACCTCTGAAGCGAATTCAATTGGCAGATTATCTGATGATGGGCCAGGCCGTTCGCCAGTACATGCCCACTAATGGCACTTCTTCCTTTAGTGATTTGAAATCTGACCAGCTCCTCTTGGCCGAATCTGTTTCTGCTAAAGGAGCAGCTCTGAGAGACCGTTTCCACACCAATAACGGCGTTATACTAGCAGATGGAGCAGGCAAGTTCTCTCCGAATGGTAAAGTAAACAGAGCTAGTTTGGCATACTCTCTGGTACAGTCGCTTGGCTTACAGCAGGAAGCACTAAACAGAAATGGTAAAGCTGTAACAGTTAATGTTGATGGCAAAGATTACCCAATAGAAGACGCTAAAGACATACCGGCGGGTTTAGAAGGTTATGTGAGTGTAGCACTTGAGCTTAACCTGATCAATGCGTACTATTCTGTAACACAAGGACCTTATGACCTGCTTCCAACTTTACACGCTACATTTAAGCCTTTGCAAGATGTAACACGCGCTGACTTTGCAGTAGTTATTACACGTACTTTCACTGGATGGCAAACATTAGCCCAGCCTCTTGTTACGTCTAGCACATCTGAGCTGAAGGCTGAGCCAGCATTGTGGGAAAAGAGCTTCTCTTACCCTAACCCGTTCCATGGAGTGACTACCATCAACTATGGTGTGGAAAAAGATGCTTATGTAACAGTTGAGGTATTTGACGTGCTTGGCAATAAAGTG
- a CDS encoding DUF6503 family protein encodes MRYTYTWLLLGALLITSCSQKVDPEAQIIVDAALTAHGAANLDQSVISFRLRDKQYRALRDNGAFVYSRTFTDSTGQRIHDVLSNSGFKRTIDDKEVELPEEREKAYSASVNSVIYFALLPYFLNDVAVRKEYLGEATIKGEPYHKVKVTFAQEGGGDDFEDEYVYWFHKQRHTMDYLAYNFKEDGGGSRFREATNSREVGGVLFQDYNNYKVADKDFPIQNYDRAFEAAKLEKVSEINLEELQVSKLQ; translated from the coding sequence TTGAGATATACCTACACCTGGCTTTTACTAGGTGCTCTGCTAATTACTTCCTGCTCACAAAAAGTGGATCCTGAAGCGCAGATCATTGTAGATGCTGCACTTACAGCACATGGTGCCGCAAACCTAGATCAGAGCGTTATTTCTTTCAGGCTCCGGGATAAGCAGTACCGCGCGCTTCGTGATAATGGTGCCTTTGTCTATAGCCGCACTTTTACAGATTCTACGGGCCAGCGTATTCACGATGTGCTGAGCAACAGCGGCTTTAAGCGCACTATAGATGATAAAGAAGTAGAGTTGCCGGAGGAAAGGGAAAAAGCCTACAGTGCCTCTGTAAACTCAGTAATTTACTTTGCTCTGTTGCCTTACTTCTTGAACGATGTCGCTGTACGTAAAGAATACCTGGGCGAGGCTACCATAAAAGGGGAGCCATACCATAAGGTAAAGGTCACTTTTGCGCAAGAAGGGGGAGGAGATGATTTTGAGGATGAGTACGTATACTGGTTCCATAAGCAGCGCCATACTATGGACTACCTGGCCTACAATTTTAAGGAAGATGGGGGAGGATCACGCTTTCGGGAAGCTACAAATTCCAGAGAGGTGGGCGGCGTTCTGTTCCAGGACTACAACAACTATAAAGTAGCTGATAAAGACTTTCCTATCCAGAACTATGACCGGGCTTTTGAGGCAGCTAAGCTGGAGAAAGTATCGGAAATAAACCTGGAGGAGCTGCAGGTAAGCAAGCTGCAGTAA
- a CDS encoding MarR family winged helix-turn-helix transcriptional regulator, with protein MKIEDEIKQSVFKSEYQKAYINLIYTSGYLQQAQSALFKPFGVTLPQYNILRILRGQHPKPATISLLIERMLDKTSNASRIVDKLEAKELVTRKQCPSDRRTVDVLITQKGLDLLEQMDGLEGGKGTGITNLTEDEATQLNALLDKIRNNNNHNQ; from the coding sequence ATGAAAATTGAAGACGAGATAAAACAAAGTGTTTTTAAAAGCGAGTACCAAAAGGCTTATATCAATTTGATATATACCTCGGGGTATTTGCAGCAGGCGCAGTCAGCACTATTTAAGCCCTTTGGCGTTACGCTGCCACAGTATAATATCCTGCGCATCTTGCGTGGGCAACATCCTAAGCCAGCTACCATCAGCCTGCTGATTGAGCGCATGCTGGATAAAACTTCGAATGCCTCACGCATTGTAGATAAACTTGAGGCCAAGGAGCTGGTAACGCGTAAGCAGTGCCCCTCTGACCGCCGCACGGTAGATGTGCTCATCACGCAGAAAGGCCTGGACCTACTGGAGCAGATGGATGGTCTGGAAGGTGGCAAAGGTACAGGTATCACAAACCTGACAGAGGATGAGGCAACCCAGCTGAATGCCCTGCTGGATAAAATCAGAAATAATAACAACCATAACCAATAG
- a CDS encoding dicarboxylate/amino acid:cation symporter, with amino-acid sequence MKKSFLPLATLLCITIAAILTVLQQYSFVSLPGEALLAVRWAGIAVLLLYGLQKRSLTTWILISMVVGAEIGYDFPEFAVNLNVLSKVFLKLIKTIIAPLIFATLVVGIAGHANLKQVGSMGWKAIVYFEVVTTLALFIGLAAINLSKAGEGIDAGLAQSHEEIQAVPAQTTSEIILHVFPENIAKSVAEGQVLQIVVFSVLFAIGLAMVNEKKRKPMLDFCESLSETMFKFTNVIMYFAPVGVGAAIAYTVGHMGFGILLNLFQLLATLYVALLAFALLVLLPVALIARVPIRRFLKAISGPVSIAFATTSSEAALPRAMEEMEKLGVPRRIVAFVMPTGYSFNLDGTTLYLALASVFVAQAAGVPLTWEQQLVMVFTLMLTSKGVAGVPRASLVILLGTVASFNLPVWPVFAILGIDELMDMARTSVNVTGNCLATAVVARWEGEFNPQPEVGLVETTNPELVESLSEQDRKPELV; translated from the coding sequence ATGAAAAAGTCTTTTTTACCTCTGGCCACGCTGCTGTGTATTACCATCGCGGCCATTCTTACTGTGCTGCAACAGTACAGCTTTGTTTCTCTGCCCGGCGAGGCACTGTTAGCAGTTCGGTGGGCTGGTATTGCCGTACTGCTCCTCTACGGCCTGCAGAAGCGATCCCTGACCACCTGGATATTGATCAGCATGGTGGTGGGTGCCGAAATTGGCTACGACTTCCCTGAGTTTGCCGTTAACCTGAATGTGCTCAGCAAGGTCTTCTTGAAACTCATCAAGACGATTATTGCGCCGCTTATTTTCGCCACACTGGTGGTGGGTATAGCCGGACATGCCAACCTCAAGCAGGTGGGCAGCATGGGCTGGAAAGCCATTGTGTACTTCGAGGTTGTAACCACGCTGGCGCTTTTTATAGGCCTTGCTGCCATCAACCTCAGCAAGGCTGGTGAGGGAATCGACGCAGGATTGGCCCAAAGCCACGAAGAGATACAGGCTGTGCCTGCCCAGACAACCTCAGAGATCATCCTGCATGTATTCCCGGAGAACATCGCCAAGTCTGTAGCCGAGGGGCAGGTGCTGCAGATTGTGGTGTTCAGCGTGCTGTTTGCCATCGGCCTGGCCATGGTCAACGAGAAGAAGCGCAAGCCTATGCTGGACTTCTGCGAGAGCCTCTCCGAGACCATGTTCAAGTTCACCAACGTTATCATGTATTTTGCACCCGTGGGTGTGGGAGCGGCTATTGCTTATACTGTAGGCCACATGGGCTTCGGCATTTTGCTTAACCTGTTCCAGCTGCTTGCGACCTTGTATGTGGCCCTGCTGGCATTTGCCCTGCTGGTGCTTCTGCCGGTGGCCCTGATCGCCCGAGTTCCGATCAGGAGATTCCTCAAAGCCATCTCCGGGCCGGTTTCCATTGCCTTTGCCACCACCAGCTCAGAGGCAGCCCTGCCTCGTGCTATGGAGGAGATGGAGAAGCTGGGTGTGCCTCGCCGCATTGTAGCCTTCGTTATGCCTACCGGCTACAGCTTTAACCTGGACGGTACTACCCTGTACCTTGCCTTAGCCTCCGTGTTTGTGGCACAGGCAGCAGGCGTGCCGCTCACGTGGGAACAGCAGTTGGTGATGGTCTTCACCCTTATGCTGACTTCAAAAGGGGTAGCCGGCGTGCCTCGCGCCTCCCTGGTTATTCTGCTAGGCACCGTAGCCTCTTTCAACCTGCCGGTGTGGCCAGTGTTTGCCATACTTGGCATAGATGAGTTGATGGACATGGCCCGTACCTCCGTTAACGTGACCGGCAACTGCCTGGCCACTGCAGTGGTAGCCCGTTGGGAAGGCGAGTTCAACCCACAGCCAGAGGTGGGCCTGGTAGAGACAACAAATCCAGAGCTTGTAGAAAGCTTATCAGAGCAAGATAGAAAGCCTGAACTGGTATAA
- a CDS encoding YceI family protein, with amino-acid sequence MKRTAIYASFAAALFFTACGGETETAETTTVTSEATAATGEGEIYQVVQDQSTVGWHGTKVAGEHKGNIDVQSGELTVNGDQLTGGTIVIDMSTISNSDITAEEDNAKLVGHLKSEDFFGVEKYPTAKFEITSASPIANAAAGEPNYNVEGNLTIKETTEKVSFPATVNVENGTVTAKADVVVDRSKYDVRYGSETLLGELGDKAISDEFTVSFDLTAKK; translated from the coding sequence ATGAAAAGAACAGCAATTTATGCTTCGTTTGCAGCAGCTTTATTTTTTACTGCCTGCGGCGGCGAAACAGAAACAGCCGAAACAACAACTGTAACATCAGAGGCAACTGCTGCCACTGGTGAAGGTGAAATTTACCAGGTCGTGCAGGACCAGAGCACTGTAGGCTGGCATGGTACTAAAGTTGCCGGCGAGCACAAAGGTAACATTGATGTACAGAGCGGTGAGCTGACTGTAAACGGCGACCAACTGACTGGCGGTACTATCGTGATCGATATGAGCACCATCAGCAACTCTGACATTACAGCTGAGGAAGACAATGCCAAACTAGTTGGCCACCTGAAGTCTGAGGATTTCTTTGGTGTAGAGAAATATCCAACAGCTAAATTTGAAATTACAAGTGCTTCTCCGATAGCTAACGCTGCTGCCGGTGAGCCTAACTATAACGTAGAAGGTAACCTTACCATCAAGGAAACTACTGAGAAAGTAAGCTTCCCTGCTACAGTTAATGTAGAAAACGGAACTGTAACAGCTAAGGCTGATGTGGTTGTAGATCGTTCTAAGTACGATGTACGCTATGGTTCTGAAACTCTTCTGGGTGAACTTGGCGACAAGGCTATCTCTGATGAGTTTACTGTTTCTTTCGACTTAACTGCGAAGAAATAA
- a CDS encoding carboxypeptidase-like regulatory domain-containing protein: MLGSHNDDSLSYVNIGIWNKNIGTASDEHGVFKLALSQEHALDTLTFSAIGYKELSIAVQDINKSEELEIKLVEKVANLQEVAVTGRKMKIKKLGITGRLPVVWGNPDRREELNIYEFANLIEIKEKPTQLLSAHFYLTSSKMDSALFRINLYKERNGMPGERLAEQSIVQRLSTKEGWVRIDLKPFGVYTEEDFYLGIEYLPAADAERKSIMLGGKLGGSSYSRKASLCSWEKFVGASLSGYVTVLQ; the protein is encoded by the coding sequence GTGTTGGGGAGTCATAACGACGATTCTCTTTCCTATGTCAACATAGGTATATGGAATAAGAACATAGGAACAGCCTCGGATGAACATGGAGTCTTCAAGCTTGCCTTGTCGCAGGAGCATGCTCTGGATACACTTACTTTTTCGGCCATTGGCTACAAGGAGTTATCAATAGCAGTACAGGATATAAATAAATCAGAAGAGCTGGAAATTAAACTGGTGGAAAAGGTGGCAAACCTGCAGGAGGTGGCGGTAACCGGGCGTAAGATGAAGATTAAAAAGCTGGGTATAACAGGCCGCCTGCCTGTGGTGTGGGGGAATCCGGATAGAAGAGAAGAGCTCAATATTTATGAGTTTGCAAACCTGATAGAGATAAAAGAGAAGCCAACGCAACTACTTTCCGCCCATTTTTACCTCACTAGCTCTAAAATGGACTCGGCTTTGTTCCGCATTAACCTGTACAAGGAACGCAACGGTATGCCGGGCGAACGACTGGCAGAGCAAAGCATAGTGCAGCGCCTTTCTACTAAGGAGGGGTGGGTGCGCATTGATTTAAAGCCATTCGGTGTGTATACAGAGGAGGACTTTTACCTGGGCATCGAATACCTGCCGGCAGCTGATGCTGAGAGGAAGTCTATCATGCTGGGCGGTAAGTTAGGAGGTTCAAGCTATTCCAGAAAAGCGAGCCTGTGCAGTTGGGAAAAGTTTGTCGGTGCCAGCCTGAGTGGCTATGTGACTGTACTGCAGTAG
- a CDS encoding nucleotidyltransferase domain-containing protein, whose translation MELTDNFQGFVKLLNTSSAEYIIAGGFAVALYGYPRYTGDIDIWINPSAENATKVLAVLQELGYSEQEVNLEDLTTTDIVVQLGYPPNRIDLATGMAGVEFTSCWASKAAIPFGDTRANFISLKDLKKNKKATARQQDLLDLDNLPN comes from the coding sequence ATGGAGCTGACAGACAATTTTCAAGGATTTGTTAAGCTGTTAAATACCTCTAGTGCAGAGTACATTATAGCAGGAGGTTTTGCTGTAGCCCTCTATGGGTATCCTCGCTATACTGGTGATATCGATATCTGGATTAACCCATCTGCAGAGAATGCCACAAAAGTACTGGCAGTACTTCAGGAACTTGGCTATAGCGAACAAGAAGTAAACCTGGAGGACCTGACCACAACCGATATTGTAGTACAACTAGGTTACCCGCCTAACCGCATCGATCTGGCTACAGGTATGGCTGGTGTAGAATTTACCAGCTGCTGGGCAAGTAAAGCTGCCATACCCTTCGGCGATACTAGGGCGAACTTTATCAGCCTGAAAGATTTAAAAAAGAACAAGAAGGCCACCGCTCGTCAGCAAGACCTGCTGGACCTTGACAACTTGCCTAACTAA
- a CDS encoding enolase C-terminal domain-like protein, whose product MLKWHIEVLHLKLKHIHIISPNTPATKVNFLVQVSDGEFSGFGEAAPDLRYGETPELLLQQYKVLLVAGLPQVQSMEELLQLLEQHPPINALRFAIEAAYLHYFCQHKGIPVHQLLGQPVPQPQATCFTLAVTSPEEVQEYVLSQNLERFRYLKVKVNPEQGLELVQEVLHFTDQPLVLEGHERWLNPQELLNFLNALDRSRILFIEQPMPVAKAAAYAQLKNISPIPLVADESVTDMADFELLRTQFHGISITPMKAGGYLNTVRLLQEAKKYGLMTVLGSAIETTLGAWSAMQLSGAFNFVNLDGFLMLKEEPFGLVQEQQGVIYLK is encoded by the coding sequence ATGTTAAAATGGCATATAGAGGTCCTTCATCTCAAGCTAAAGCACATCCATATCATCTCACCAAACACCCCGGCTACAAAGGTGAATTTTTTGGTGCAGGTGTCAGATGGTGAATTCAGTGGCTTTGGAGAGGCGGCACCAGACTTGCGGTACGGTGAAACACCTGAACTGCTGCTGCAACAGTATAAAGTGCTGTTGGTAGCAGGTTTACCCCAGGTGCAAAGTATGGAGGAGTTATTGCAGCTGTTGGAGCAGCACCCGCCCATTAATGCCCTGCGCTTTGCCATAGAGGCTGCTTACCTGCACTATTTTTGCCAGCACAAAGGTATACCCGTGCACCAGTTATTGGGGCAGCCAGTGCCTCAGCCACAGGCCACTTGTTTTACACTGGCTGTAACATCCCCAGAAGAAGTACAGGAGTATGTATTGAGCCAAAACTTGGAGCGCTTCAGATACCTCAAAGTAAAAGTAAATCCGGAGCAGGGGCTGGAGTTAGTACAGGAGGTACTACATTTTACAGATCAGCCCCTGGTACTGGAGGGGCATGAGAGGTGGCTAAACCCTCAAGAGCTGCTAAACTTCCTGAATGCGCTGGATAGAAGCCGAATACTATTTATAGAGCAACCCATGCCTGTCGCTAAGGCAGCAGCTTATGCTCAGCTTAAAAACATAAGCCCGATCCCGCTTGTTGCTGATGAGTCAGTAACAGATATGGCAGATTTTGAGCTGCTACGCACGCAGTTTCATGGCATCAGTATAACGCCTATGAAAGCTGGGGGCTACCTTAATACAGTAAGGCTGCTGCAGGAGGCTAAGAAGTACGGGTTGATGACAGTGCTTGGTTCAGCTATAGAAACAACGTTAGGAGCTTGGAGTGCCATGCAGTTAAGTGGAGCATTTAATTTTGTTAACTTAGATGGTTTTCTAATGCTGAAAGAGGAGCCTTTTGGGTTGGTGCAGGAGCAGCAGGGCGTAATATACCTGAAGTAG
- a CDS encoding YceI family protein, giving the protein MKKYVILASLAGSLLFTAHAGNTNTVAATGTTEVAAPAKARAYKVDVAKSDLKWHAKKVTGEHMGNIALKSGDIQVSGNKVVGGTFVIDMNSITCSDIKDAEYNGKLIGHLKSDDFFSVEKHPTATFKITNVKPVANAAAGKPNATVTGDLTIKGITNQVSFPATVSVKDGVASAKADVTIDRSKFDVRYGSKSFFDNLGDKAIYDDFVVSLDVTAKQ; this is encoded by the coding sequence ATGAAAAAGTACGTAATTCTTGCCTCTCTTGCCGGCTCGCTGCTATTCACAGCTCATGCTGGTAACACAAACACTGTGGCCGCTACAGGCACTACAGAGGTAGCCGCTCCCGCCAAGGCGCGTGCTTATAAAGTAGATGTTGCTAAAAGCGACCTGAAGTGGCACGCCAAAAAAGTTACAGGTGAGCACATGGGTAACATTGCTCTGAAGAGCGGTGATATTCAGGTTAGCGGTAACAAGGTTGTAGGCGGTACCTTTGTGATCGATATGAACAGCATCACTTGCTCTGATATCAAAGATGCAGAGTATAACGGTAAGCTGATTGGTCACCTGAAGTCTGATGACTTCTTCAGTGTAGAGAAGCACCCGACTGCTACATTCAAAATCACTAATGTGAAACCAGTTGCTAACGCTGCAGCAGGTAAGCCTAACGCAACCGTAACTGGCGATTTAACTATCAAAGGCATCACAAACCAGGTTTCTTTCCCGGCTACTGTGTCAGTGAAAGATGGTGTAGCTTCTGCTAAGGCTGACGTTACTATCGACCGCTCTAAGTTCGATGTGCGCTACGGTTCTAAGAGCTTTTTCGATAACTTGGGCGACAAAGCAATCTATGACGATTTTGTTGTTTCTCTGGACGTAACAGCGAAGCAATAA